A portion of the Lolium rigidum isolate FL_2022 chromosome 1, APGP_CSIRO_Lrig_0.1, whole genome shotgun sequence genome contains these proteins:
- the LOC124708035 gene encoding MADS-box transcription factor 1-like: MYKTLERYRTCNNSHEANPPLENEISYHEYLKLKTRVEFLQSSQRNILGEDLGPLSIKELDQIENQIDVSLKHIRSRKSQELADQLSDLKNKDQNKDLRKKLQDSILEKKAVHMSWQDGGQNSGHANEPYLGLLQHPDHDSTMQIGYHHAYMDQLNNENIASHTNPNGEPGSSAGWI, from the exons ATGTACAAAACACTTGAAAGGTACCGCACTTGCAACAACTCACACGAAGCAAACCCTCCACTGGAAAACGAA ATTAGTTACCACGAATATTTGAAGCTAAAGACCAGAGTTGAATTCCTTCAAAGTTCACAAAG AAATATTCTCGGTGAAGATCTGGGTCCACTTAGCATTAAGGAGCTTGATCAGATTGAAAACCAAATAGATGTATCCCTCAAGCATATCAGGTCAAGAAAG AGTCAAGAATTAGCTGACCAGCTATCTGACCTGAAAAATAAG GATCAAAACAAAGACTTGAGAAAGAAG TTGCAAGACAGCATCCTCGAAAAGAAGGCAGTTCACATGTCCTGGCAAGATGGAGGACAAAACAGTGGGCATGCCAATGAGCCCTATCTGGGACTCCTCCAACACCCGGATCATGATTCCACCATGCAAATTGG GTATCATCATGCCTACATGGACCAGCTGAACAACGAAAACATAGCTTCTCACACGAACCCGAATGGAGAACCTGGATCGTCCGCAGGCTGGATATGA